From the genome of Bifidobacteriaceae bacterium:
ATGTCCAAGTCCGCCCATGTCGAATACCTTGAGTCCGTGGTTCTGGCGGTGCCGCCCGCGGGCAGCGATCAGCCAATCAGAGTTGTCGCCGTGTACGATCTGGCCACGGCGGCACAAGTGGAGTGAGTGGAGTAGCAGCACCATGACCGAACGTTTCGCCGATTCGTCCGTGCCCGATCTGGCAAAGGCCGCCGATGCCGCGCCCCCGCCCGCCGGGTCCGCCTACGTTGTGGACGTGGAGGGGGAGGAGGCCTTCAAGGCCGTGGTCGCGCAATCGGCCACGGTGCCGGTGGTGATCGACCTGTGGGCCACCTGGTGCGAGCCGTGCAAGCAGCTCAGCCCCATTCTGGAGCGCCTGGTCGGCGAATACGGCGGCCGGCTGATGCTGGCCAAGGTCGATGTGGACAAGAACCCGCAGATCGCCGCCGCGTTCCAGGTTCAATCGGTGCCGACCGTCGTGGCGGTGGTGCAGGGGCAGCCCGTGCCGCTGTTCAACGGGGCGCTGCCCGCGGAGGCGGTCAAGCAGTTCTTCGACGAGTTGCTGAAGGCAGCCGCCACGGTGGGCGTGACGGGGACAATCGACGCCGCGGCGCCGGCTGCGCCGGCC
Proteins encoded in this window:
- a CDS encoding tetratricopeptide repeat protein, whose amino-acid sequence is MTERFADSSVPDLAKAADAAPPPAGSAYVVDVEGEEAFKAVVAQSATVPVVIDLWATWCEPCKQLSPILERLVGEYGGRLMLAKVDVDKNPQIAAAFQVQSVPTVVAVVQGQPVPLFNGALPAEAVKQFFDELLKAAATVGVTGTIDAAAPAAPAAPPTPPLHQEGYDALERGDLGAAKAAFAKALAEAPADAVAKAALAQVELLERLDAAGDAGARADAQGATLEDTLAAADAEVASGNSAQGFNRLLSAMAKAAPEDRETLRLRLLDLFEVAGPDDPAVAQARRRLTSLLF